From a region of the Mauremys mutica isolate MM-2020 ecotype Southern chromosome 12, ASM2049712v1, whole genome shotgun sequence genome:
- the LOC123346760 gene encoding CMRF35-like molecule 3, which yields MRIFSVLLWILFPGCWAVTGPGAVRGPPDGSVAVRCRYQAGYEHYPKFWCRAGGWFCSDGHIVETDGSEVEVTWGRVSIRDNHTQRAFTVTVENLTLADAGTYHCGAGKNWKVDPTATVTLTVSPR from the exons ATGAGGATTTTCTCGGTTTTGCTTTGGATTCTTTTCCCAG GCTGCTGGGCGGTGACGGGCCCCGGGGCAGTGCGCGGCCCCCCGGATGGGTCGGTGGCGGTGCGGTGCCGGTACCAGGCAGGCTATGAGCATTATCCGAAGTTCTGGTGTCGGGCAGGAGGTTGGTTCTGTTCCGACGGTCACATCGTTGAGACCGACGGGTCGGAGGTGGAGGTGACGTGGGGCAGAGTCTCCATCCGAGACAATCACACCCAGCGCGCGTTCACCGTGACCGTGGAGAACCTGACACTGGCAGACGCCGGCACGTACCACTGCGGGGCGGGGAAGAACTGGAAAGTTGATCCCACGGCCACTGTGACACTGACCGTCTCCCCCAGGTAA
- the LOC123346761 gene encoding CMRF35-like molecule 7 yields MRIFSALLWILFPGCWAVTGPGAVRGPAGGSVAVRCRYRAGYEDYQKFWCREGGSWRCSNGRHIVETDGSEAEVTRGRVSIRDNRTQRAFTVTVENLTPADAGTYHCGVGRTGLLDLRATVTLSVSPAVSTSPPTTPEKDLTVATSPWTVPEIEISTFSFNSSHAPAGTPNLVLYTLIPSVLLVLLFIVFIAVKFRRASQRRRKALEDTPGQKDKNAYLCNTNPGHKPPFSASDSAATGQMAIYMNEQNLPSSDDPASIYENMIPQKSQISGQRKAVFSGPQDCSATDQQDTYVNICPITPRPPMMYHQAKCGRKAVG; encoded by the exons ATGAGGATTTTCTCTGCTTTGCTCTGGATTCTTTTCCCAG GCTGCTGGGCGGTGACGGGCCCCGGGGCAGTGCGCGGCCCCGCGGGCGGGTCGGTGGCTGTGCGGTGCCGGTACCGGGCGGGCTATGAGGATTATCAGAAGTTCTGGTGCCGGGAAGGAGGAAGTTGGCGCTGTTCCAACGGGCGTCACATCGTCGAGACCGACGGGTCGGAGGCGGAGGTGACGCGGGGCAGAGTCTCCATCCGAGACAATCGCACCCAGCGCGCGTTCACCGTGACCGTGGAGAACCTGACACCGGCAGACGCCGGCACGTACCACTGCGGGGTGGGGAGAACAGGGCTCCTTGATCTCAGGGCCACTGTGACACTCTCCGTCTCCCCAG CGGTTTCTACCTCACCACCGACGACACCAGAAAAGGACCTGACCGTTGCCACCTCCCCATGGACTGTTCCTGAAATAGAAATATCCACCTTCTCCTTTAACAGTAGTCATGCTCCTGCTGG TACACCAAACCTCGTCCTCTACACCCTGATCCCATCCGTCCTGCTGGTTCTGCTTTTCATTGTGTTCATTGCTGTAAAGTTTAGAAGAGCATcgcagaggaggagaaaag CCCTTGAGGACACACCAGGACAAAAGGATAAGAATGCCTATCTCTGTAACACG AATCCTGGGCACAAGCCTCCCTTCAGTGCATCAGATTCTGCTGCCACGGGCCAGATGGCAATCTATATGAACGAGCAGAACCTGCCCAGCTCAGATGATCCGGCGTCCATCTATGAAAACATGATCCCGCAGAAGAGTCAG ATTTCAGGACAGAGAAAAGCAGTTTTTTCTGGCCCACAGGACTGCTCAGCCACAGATCAGCAGGACACCTACGTCAATATCTGCCCAATCACACCTCGTCCCCCCATGATGTATCATCAAGCAAAGTGTGGGAGAAAAGCTGTAGGTTGA